The proteins below come from a single Excalfactoria chinensis isolate bCotChi1 chromosome 7, bCotChi1.hap2, whole genome shotgun sequence genomic window:
- the RBM43 gene encoding RNA-binding protein 43 isoform X1, translating into MGQAAKSARTVIISGVPDGVLSDDVMSDILVIHFQKAKNNGGDVEEVKYPTTEQGVAYITFEDREVAESVLQKNEHRLEDRRLPRYYPLKVSPYCENVFSSVTAVLDMSVFKGKFVLEDLVQELKKKSTALSFGSLQSNGRISVQGSFPAIKWLRDFLVLKAKSLSEDKKEESKSQQRPKKRLQKHRLTREVNDFVRDAEGEKQVVVLDTDIYHYMKHFFSKELLSNTDVVISDITDGDITTLYLQRGRSRCDAGQVLRVKEKIENWSIKLLKSLRKERIDLEGYTRDKRKYRLVCESVKSCYPDVLVIPYDTHIDVIGSSPSVFRFTQEVNKKIQSLFQNR; encoded by the exons ATGGGACAGGCTGCTAAGTCAGCAAGGACCGTTATCATCTCTGGTGTTCCAGATGGAGTTCTGAGCGACGATGTCATGAGTGACATCCTGGTGATTCATTTCCAAAAGGCAAAGAATAACGGTGGAGATGTGGAAGAAGTGAAGTATCCAACAACGGAACAAGGAGTCGCATATATAACTTTTGAAGATCGAGAAG TTGCAGAGAGTGTTCTACAGAAGAACGAGCATCGACTAGAAGACAGGAGGCTGCCCAGATACTATCCTCTGAAAGTAAGCCCTTACTGTGAGAAT GTCTTCAGCTCTGTCACAGCTGTCCTCGATATGTCTGTTTTCAAAGGCAAATTTGTTTTGGAGGATCTAGTACAAGAACTTAAAAAGAAGAGCACGGCTTTGAGCTTTGGTTCTTTGCAATCCAATGGGCGTATTTCTGTTCAAGGGTCATTTCCAGCAATCAAATGGTTAAGAGACTTCCTTGTACTAAAAGCAAAATCCCTCTCAgaggacaaaaaggaagaaagtaagTCCCAACAGAGACCAAAGAAGaggctgcagaagcacagaCTCACCAGAGAGGTGAATGATTTTGTTCGTGATGCGGAAGGGGAGAAGCAAGTGGTTGTTCTTGACACAGATATATATCACTATATGAAACACTTCTTTTCCAAGGAGCTCCTTAGCAATACCGACGTTGTGATTTCTGACATCACTGATGGTGATATAACTACCCTATATCTTCAGAGAGGCAGAAGCAGGTGTGATGCTGGCCAAGTATTAAGAGTCAAGGAGAAGATTGAAAATTGGTCTATAAAACTTCTTAAGAGTTTACGTAAGGAAAGGATCGACTTGGAGGGGTACACCAGAGATAAGAGGAAATACAGATTGGTGTGTGAAAGTGTAAAATCCTGCTACCCCGATGTTTTGGTCATCCCTTATGATACTCATATTGATGTGATAGGGAGTTCTCCCTCAGTTTTCAGATTTACACAAGAAGTGAACAAAAAGATTCAGAGCCTGTTTCAAAACAGGTAG
- the RBM43 gene encoding RNA-binding protein 43 isoform X2 → MGQAAKSARTVIISGVPDGVLSDDVMSDILVIHFQKAKNNGGDVEEVKYPTTEQGVAYITFEDREVAESVLQKNEHRLEDRRLPRYYPLKVFSSVTAVLDMSVFKGKFVLEDLVQELKKKSTALSFGSLQSNGRISVQGSFPAIKWLRDFLVLKAKSLSEDKKEESKSQQRPKKRLQKHRLTREVNDFVRDAEGEKQVVVLDTDIYHYMKHFFSKELLSNTDVVISDITDGDITTLYLQRGRSRCDAGQVLRVKEKIENWSIKLLKSLRKERIDLEGYTRDKRKYRLVCESVKSCYPDVLVIPYDTHIDVIGSSPSVFRFTQEVNKKIQSLFQNR, encoded by the exons ATGGGACAGGCTGCTAAGTCAGCAAGGACCGTTATCATCTCTGGTGTTCCAGATGGAGTTCTGAGCGACGATGTCATGAGTGACATCCTGGTGATTCATTTCCAAAAGGCAAAGAATAACGGTGGAGATGTGGAAGAAGTGAAGTATCCAACAACGGAACAAGGAGTCGCATATATAACTTTTGAAGATCGAGAAG TTGCAGAGAGTGTTCTACAGAAGAACGAGCATCGACTAGAAGACAGGAGGCTGCCCAGATACTATCCTCTGAAA GTCTTCAGCTCTGTCACAGCTGTCCTCGATATGTCTGTTTTCAAAGGCAAATTTGTTTTGGAGGATCTAGTACAAGAACTTAAAAAGAAGAGCACGGCTTTGAGCTTTGGTTCTTTGCAATCCAATGGGCGTATTTCTGTTCAAGGGTCATTTCCAGCAATCAAATGGTTAAGAGACTTCCTTGTACTAAAAGCAAAATCCCTCTCAgaggacaaaaaggaagaaagtaagTCCCAACAGAGACCAAAGAAGaggctgcagaagcacagaCTCACCAGAGAGGTGAATGATTTTGTTCGTGATGCGGAAGGGGAGAAGCAAGTGGTTGTTCTTGACACAGATATATATCACTATATGAAACACTTCTTTTCCAAGGAGCTCCTTAGCAATACCGACGTTGTGATTTCTGACATCACTGATGGTGATATAACTACCCTATATCTTCAGAGAGGCAGAAGCAGGTGTGATGCTGGCCAAGTATTAAGAGTCAAGGAGAAGATTGAAAATTGGTCTATAAAACTTCTTAAGAGTTTACGTAAGGAAAGGATCGACTTGGAGGGGTACACCAGAGATAAGAGGAAATACAGATTGGTGTGTGAAAGTGTAAAATCCTGCTACCCCGATGTTTTGGTCATCCCTTATGATACTCATATTGATGTGATAGGGAGTTCTCCCTCAGTTTTCAGATTTACACAAGAAGTGAACAAAAAGATTCAGAGCCTGTTTCAAAACAGGTAG